A portion of the Pedobacter cryoconitis genome contains these proteins:
- the metK gene encoding methionine adenosyltransferase codes for MSYLFTSESVSEGHPDKVADQISDALIDNFLAFDPESKVACETLVTTGQVFLAGEVKSKAYLDVQKIAREVISKIGYTKGEYMFDSNSCSVLSAIHEQSPDINQGVDKEDKTTQGAGDQGMMFGYATRETENFMPLALDLAHKILIELAAIRRENTEITYLRPDAKSQVTLEYNDNNEPVRIDSIVVSTQHDDFDEEQTMLKKIKEDIINILIPRVSSQYPQFSKLFNKDIKYHINPTGKFVIGGPHGDTGLTGRKIIVDTYGGKGAHGGGAFSGKDPSKVDRSAAYATRHIAKNLVAAGVADEILVQVSYAIGVAQPMGIYVNTYGTAKVKAADGKLLTDGEIAKEVEKIFDMTPYGIETRLKLRNPIYSETAAYGHFGKNNEVITKIFKASNGTEKEVTVELFTWEKLDFVDAVKKAFSL; via the coding sequence ATGTCATATTTATTTACATCAGAATCTGTTTCTGAAGGCCATCCTGATAAAGTAGCAGATCAAATTTCGGATGCACTAATTGATAATTTTTTAGCATTTGATCCTGAATCAAAAGTTGCTTGTGAGACTTTAGTAACTACCGGACAAGTTTTTCTTGCCGGAGAAGTTAAATCAAAAGCATATCTTGATGTGCAGAAGATCGCAAGAGAAGTAATCAGTAAAATTGGTTACACTAAAGGTGAATATATGTTTGACAGTAACTCTTGCAGCGTACTATCTGCTATTCATGAGCAATCTCCTGACATTAACCAGGGTGTAGACAAAGAAGATAAAACTACTCAGGGAGCTGGTGACCAGGGAATGATGTTTGGTTATGCAACCAGAGAGACTGAAAACTTCATGCCTCTTGCACTTGACCTTGCACACAAAATCCTGATTGAATTAGCTGCAATCCGTCGTGAAAACACGGAAATCACTTATTTGCGTCCGGATGCAAAATCTCAGGTTACTTTAGAGTACAACGATAACAATGAGCCTGTAAGAATCGATTCTATCGTGGTGTCTACACAACATGATGATTTCGATGAAGAGCAGACCATGCTTAAAAAGATAAAAGAAGACATTATCAATATCCTGATTCCACGTGTATCAAGTCAATATCCTCAGTTCAGCAAATTGTTCAACAAGGATATTAAATATCACATTAACCCAACTGGTAAATTTGTGATTGGCGGCCCTCATGGAGATACTGGTTTGACCGGTAGAAAGATCATTGTAGATACTTACGGTGGTAAAGGTGCTCACGGTGGTGGTGCATTCTCAGGAAAAGATCCATCTAAAGTTGACCGCTCGGCAGCTTATGCAACCAGACACATCGCTAAAAACTTAGTCGCGGCTGGTGTTGCTGATGAAATCCTGGTACAGGTATCTTATGCAATTGGTGTTGCTCAGCCTATGGGTATTTACGTAAACACTTACGGAACAGCTAAAGTTAAAGCAGCAGACGGTAAATTGCTTACTGATGGTGAAATAGCGAAAGAAGTTGAAAAAATCTTCGATATGACTCCTTACGGTATTGAAACCCGTTTGAAGTTAAGAAACCCTATTTATTCAGAAACTGCAGCTTATGGACACTTTGGTAAAAACAATGAAGTCATTACCAAAATCTTTAAAGCATCTAATGGTACTGAAAAAGAAGTTACAGTAGAATTGTTCACCTGGGAAAAATTAGACTTTGTAGACGCAGTTAAAAAAGCGTTCTCTCTATAA
- a CDS encoding diacylglycerol/lipid kinase family protein, whose amino-acid sequence MAKSNILFIINPISGGKDKLKIPAIIDANLDRSKFNPNFSFTEYVGHAAEIAEEAANKNFDIIVAVGGDGTINEIAAKVMQQQKILGIIPFGSGNGLARFLKIPMNTAKAIQVLNELIVTKIDTGTFNDKFFFNMAGMGFDAHISSVFVGNKKRGLTGYFKLGLKEMINYKPETYHIRVDGVGYTRTAFVVSVANSSQYGNNAHVSPHASVTDGLLDVCIIKSFPLYKIPLLAYHMLNASTDKSDLVEIIQGKEIQITRVDDAAIHIDGEPYFMGREIEVTISPLSLNVIVPAAMGVII is encoded by the coding sequence TTGGCAAAGTCGAACATTCTATTTATTATTAATCCTATATCCGGGGGTAAGGATAAATTAAAGATACCAGCTATCATTGATGCAAATCTGGACAGGTCCAAATTTAACCCTAATTTTAGCTTTACGGAGTATGTAGGACATGCTGCGGAGATAGCAGAAGAGGCTGCAAATAAGAACTTTGATATCATTGTTGCCGTTGGTGGGGATGGAACAATCAATGAAATTGCAGCGAAAGTAATGCAGCAGCAGAAGATCCTGGGTATCATCCCTTTTGGATCGGGAAATGGTTTGGCCAGGTTTTTAAAAATACCAATGAATACAGCCAAAGCGATCCAGGTATTAAATGAGCTGATCGTAACGAAAATTGATACGGGTACATTTAATGATAAGTTTTTCTTCAATATGGCCGGGATGGGATTTGATGCACATATCAGCTCTGTATTTGTTGGCAATAAGAAAAGAGGCTTAACAGGGTATTTCAAGCTGGGGCTCAAAGAAATGATTAATTATAAACCTGAAACCTATCATATCCGGGTGGATGGGGTAGGGTATACCAGGACGGCTTTTGTGGTCAGTGTGGCCAATTCTTCTCAGTATGGAAATAATGCACATGTTTCACCGCATGCTTCTGTAACGGATGGTTTGCTGGATGTTTGTATCATTAAGTCTTTTCCACTTTATAAAATACCACTACTAGCTTATCATATGCTGAATGCGAGTACAGACAAATCTGATCTGGTAGAAATTATCCAGGGAAAAGAGATACAGATTACCAGGGTGGATGATGCTGCTATTCACATTGATGGGGAACCTTATTTTATGGGAAGAGAGATTGAAGTAACGATTTCGCCGCTCTCTTTAAATGTAATTGTACCAGCGGCAATGGGAGTTATCATTTAA
- a CDS encoding ExbD/TolR family protein, which yields MAELDTSGGGGKKGGKVRSKKSSTKVDLTAMVDLAFLLITFFMLTTTLNKPIAMDIAKPDKDEKNEQRLELRASQTMTILLGKNNKVAWYMGEAGKSAPEVQDFTQIRKSILENKQKVQAASGKSIVMVIKPTSGATYKNFVDIMDELAITGIKSAPAIDDENITDAEKAFMKSQNLL from the coding sequence ATGGCAGAATTAGATACCTCCGGCGGGGGTGGCAAAAAGGGTGGGAAAGTAAGAAGTAAGAAATCGTCTACGAAAGTAGATTTAACCGCAATGGTTGATTTAGCGTTCTTATTGATTACCTTCTTCATGTTAACCACCACGCTGAATAAACCAATCGCAATGGATATTGCGAAGCCAGATAAAGATGAAAAGAATGAACAGAGACTTGAATTAAGAGCATCTCAGACTATGACAATTTTGTTAGGTAAAAATAACAAGGTTGCCTGGTACATGGGAGAGGCTGGAAAATCAGCTCCTGAGGTTCAGGATTTTACTCAGATCAGAAAATCGATACTGGAGAACAAACAAAAAGTACAGGCTGCAAGTGGCAAATCTATCGTTATGGTGATTAAACCTACTTCTGGAGCTACCTATAAAAACTTTGTTGATATCATGGATGAATTAGCAATTACCGGAATCAAGTCGGCTCCTGCAATTGACGATGAAAACATTACTGATGCTGAAAAAGCATTCATGAAATCTCAGAATCTTTTATAA
- a CDS encoding translation initiation factor encodes MKPNKKSLSDLGGIMYSTDPSFSYETENETPQEVIANNQQDLRVMLDRKNRGGKAVTLVTGFRGNAEELEKLSKMLKTKCGVGGSAKDGEVMVQGDFRDKVVLMLQKEGYKVKKSGG; translated from the coding sequence ATGAAACCTAATAAAAAATCATTGAGCGATCTTGGTGGGATCATGTATTCTACTGATCCTTCTTTTAGCTATGAAACTGAGAACGAGACACCGCAGGAGGTAATTGCCAACAATCAGCAAGATTTACGGGTAATGCTGGACCGGAAAAACAGGGGTGGTAAAGCAGTTACACTGGTGACCGGGTTTCGGGGAAATGCAGAGGAATTAGAGAAATTATCAAAAATGCTGAAGACCAAATGCGGGGTAGGAGGAAGTGCTAAAGATGGAGAGGTTATGGTGCAGGGAGACTTCAGAGATAAGGTGGTTTTGATGCTTCAAAAAGAAGGCTATAAAGTGAAAAAATCTGGCGGATAA
- a CDS encoding lanthionine synthetase LanC family protein: MKYELAKEKLKQIAKELKDEKYLNSPNLGVLNGISGIALFLFHYYKYSGDEYYSDLGKKYIVEIIDRINNGYSFPTYCSGIAGAAWTIEYLNEYNFIQFSSDENFNEIDEFLAENMNSCMKKGQFDFLHCSIGYGYYFLKRYNLTNSKRLKQKYLNYIHDLIDGLSAFSFKSQNGIYWINTFEGFPKNSVDTGFAHGMSGIISFLTNVLSYNIKSPKALKMLDLATNFLLTARNDQLDSAYPKNIYINLIDPHLAEASRMAWCYGDLGIASAFMNASRFIKGQDLLKESERIMIKCCSRRSLLETGVVDSGLCHGSLGIAVIYKSFYDITSNKNFSQASNYWLNDGLMKGSFPDGLGGFKKYDYNKYINEVNLLDGIAGIGLGIISLISDTELNWKQSMMI; the protein is encoded by the coding sequence ATGAAATATGAGCTTGCGAAAGAAAAGCTAAAACAAATTGCTAAAGAATTAAAAGATGAAAAGTACCTCAATAGCCCTAACCTGGGAGTATTAAATGGAATCTCAGGAATCGCCCTATTTCTCTTTCATTATTATAAATATTCAGGAGATGAGTATTATTCAGACCTCGGAAAAAAATATATAGTAGAAATTATTGACAGAATCAACAATGGATATTCCTTTCCAACCTATTGCAGTGGAATTGCAGGTGCTGCCTGGACAATTGAATATCTAAATGAATACAATTTTATACAATTTAGTTCAGATGAAAATTTCAATGAGATTGATGAATTTTTAGCAGAAAACATGAACAGTTGTATGAAGAAGGGTCAATTTGATTTTTTACATTGCTCCATTGGGTATGGATATTACTTCTTAAAAAGATATAATTTAACAAACTCAAAAAGACTAAAACAGAAATACCTAAACTATATTCATGACTTGATTGATGGTCTTTCTGCTTTTTCTTTTAAAAGCCAAAATGGTATTTATTGGATAAATACGTTTGAGGGATTTCCCAAAAACTCAGTAGATACAGGATTTGCCCATGGCATGTCAGGTATAATTAGTTTCCTAACCAACGTTTTGTCATATAATATAAAAAGTCCAAAAGCCCTAAAAATGCTAGATCTGGCAACTAATTTCCTTTTAACTGCTAGGAACGATCAGTTGGATTCTGCATATCCCAAAAATATTTATATTAATTTAATCGATCCGCATTTAGCCGAGGCAAGCAGAATGGCGTGGTGTTATGGTGATTTAGGAATTGCCAGTGCCTTCATGAATGCCAGTAGATTTATCAAAGGACAAGACTTACTAAAAGAAAGTGAAAGAATCATGATAAAGTGCTGTTCAAGAAGATCTCTCCTGGAAACAGGAGTAGTAGATAGTGGATTATGTCACGGATCATTAGGCATTGCTGTTATTTACAAGAGCTTTTATGATATAACTTCAAATAAAAATTTTAGCCAAGCCTCCAATTATTGGTTAAATGATGGTCTAATGAAAGGAAGTTTCCCAGACGGATTGGGTGGATTTAAAAAATATGATTACAATAAATACATCAACGAGGTCAATCTTTTAGACGGTATAGCAGGAATAGGTCTGGGTATAATATCACTGATATCTGACACCGAATTAAACTGGAAACAATCTATGATGATATAA
- a CDS encoding cytochrome P450, whose protein sequence is MDTGIILDWNTIEPYTFYTQRRATHPLYYAKAQQSWLIYAYPQAKEVLLHQDALIPELNTSQTGLNKNAVQLIQQLARLNNFEQHQQSRAAALQIYNQMQPVATQDLLDLLLKPVITGIPVDWVEVVCKRLPALYILKSLNVEAKDCTFLIDHLPVLVKIMSPQQNPATIKQLNELINLIFPLLEKYLPDGAFAPNYIAAEEWETLLVSNLIGLLIQSYDAGRGLLTNTLLQLSNQQLSLSEAENYFEQAVVETLRFDPPIHLTRRVAGKDLLINDQLIKKGEMIIILLAAANLDPQIFESPLTYNPSRGNNKAHLTFGAGHHQCLAKHLTMRLTAETFKILYHQIQILPQSFTYEPLLNARLVKNLFIIFKNQEK, encoded by the coding sequence ATGGATACCGGAATTATTTTAGATTGGAATACAATTGAACCCTATACATTTTACACTCAAAGAAGAGCAACGCACCCGCTCTATTACGCCAAAGCGCAACAAAGCTGGTTAATTTACGCTTATCCGCAAGCTAAAGAAGTCTTGCTGCACCAGGATGCCCTTATCCCCGAACTTAACACCAGTCAGACTGGCCTGAATAAAAATGCAGTCCAGTTAATTCAACAGTTAGCAAGGCTGAACAATTTTGAACAACACCAGCAATCAAGAGCAGCAGCATTGCAGATTTATAATCAAATGCAGCCTGTTGCTACCCAGGATTTACTTGATCTTTTATTGAAACCAGTGATAACAGGGATACCTGTAGATTGGGTTGAAGTTGTTTGTAAAAGGCTACCAGCACTCTATATCTTAAAAAGCCTGAACGTTGAGGCAAAAGATTGTACGTTTTTAATTGATCATCTTCCTGTACTGGTCAAAATCATGTCCCCGCAGCAAAATCCAGCAACCATTAAACAGTTAAATGAGTTGATCAACCTTATATTTCCTTTATTGGAAAAATATCTGCCGGACGGTGCATTTGCCCCAAATTATATAGCCGCTGAAGAATGGGAAACATTGCTGGTCTCTAATCTCATTGGGCTTTTGATTCAAAGCTATGACGCAGGAAGAGGATTACTCACTAACACACTGTTGCAGCTCTCAAATCAACAACTCTCCCTATCGGAGGCAGAAAACTATTTTGAACAAGCCGTTGTAGAAACTTTACGTTTTGATCCGCCAATACACCTAACCCGGAGAGTTGCCGGGAAAGATCTTTTGATAAATGATCAGTTGATAAAAAAAGGAGAAATGATTATCATTTTATTAGCAGCAGCCAATCTTGATCCTCAAATATTTGAATCTCCCTTAACATATAACCCATCAAGAGGCAATAATAAGGCACACCTGACTTTTGGCGCAGGTCATCATCAGTGCCTGGCTAAGCATTTAACCATGAGGTTAACAGCAGAAACCTTTAAAATTTTGTACCACCAAATACAAATATTGCCCCAATCCTTTACTTATGAGCCACTCTTAAATGCCAGATTGGTTAAAAATCTATTTATCATCTTTAAAAATCAAGAAAAATGA
- a CDS encoding ExbD/TolR family protein translates to MPRAKVQRKSTSIDMTAMCDVSFLLLTYFILSATAKQPDPLDVRLPTSTYKIKVPEKDIAILTIGKDKVYFEAAGQDIKVATLEKIGEQYKISFTPEEKKRFSVIGSFGVPIQSLKQFVMLDGDKRKKSGLETGIPTDSTNNQLADWILQSRKAVAELHSEGMRVSIKGDAEEGYPMVKKIVDILQKQKINKFSLITTAEGGSK, encoded by the coding sequence ATGCCTAGAGCAAAGGTTCAAAGAAAGAGTACCTCGATTGATATGACCGCCATGTGCGACGTGTCCTTCCTGTTACTTACTTACTTTATTTTATCAGCAACTGCAAAACAACCGGATCCTTTGGATGTAAGACTTCCTACGTCAACGTATAAGATCAAAGTTCCTGAAAAGGATATCGCGATTTTAACGATTGGTAAAGATAAAGTTTACTTCGAAGCTGCTGGTCAGGATATCAAAGTAGCTACGCTGGAAAAAATTGGTGAGCAATATAAGATCAGTTTTACACCAGAAGAGAAAAAACGCTTTAGCGTTATTGGATCATTTGGTGTGCCGATCCAGAGTTTAAAACAGTTCGTCATGCTGGACGGAGATAAAAGAAAGAAATCAGGTCTGGAAACAGGTATACCTACCGATTCTACCAATAATCAATTGGCAGATTGGATTCTTCAATCCCGTAAAGCTGTTGCTGAGCTGCATTCTGAAGGAATGAGAGTAAGTATTAAAGGCGATGCCGAAGAAGGCTACCCGATGGTCAAGAAAATTGTTGACATCCTTCAAAAACAAAAAATTAACAAATTCAGTTTAATCACCACTGCTGAAGGCGGTAGCAAATAA
- a CDS encoding MotA/TolQ/ExbB proton channel family protein, translating into MANAPKPTTVKKESSSASNLFATLVIPICIIIAALIYKFVLGDANNFIDNNVENLPKVGNYAGMAYKGGPIVPILMGMLLMVVVFSVERFIVIGKATGTSSLDAFVKKVQALLNSNNIEAAMAECDKQQGSVANVIKSGLKKYREMEVETNMDTDQKCLAIQKDIEEATTLEMPMLEQNLTVIATLVSVGTLMGLLGTVTGMIKAFGGLGASGAPDSAALATGISEALINTATGIGTSTLAIIMYNILTSKIDKLTYAIDEAGFSIIQTYASTHK; encoded by the coding sequence ATGGCAAACGCACCAAAACCAACAACAGTTAAAAAGGAAAGCTCATCAGCTTCAAATCTATTCGCTACTCTAGTCATCCCAATTTGTATTATCATCGCAGCACTTATTTATAAATTCGTTCTTGGAGATGCAAATAACTTTATTGACAACAATGTTGAGAACTTACCTAAAGTTGGTAACTATGCAGGTATGGCTTACAAAGGTGGACCAATCGTTCCAATCTTAATGGGTATGCTTTTAATGGTAGTCGTATTCTCAGTAGAACGTTTCATCGTTATCGGAAAAGCAACTGGTACATCTAGTTTAGATGCTTTTGTGAAGAAAGTACAAGCACTTTTAAATTCAAATAATATCGAAGCAGCTATGGCTGAGTGCGATAAACAACAAGGTTCGGTTGCTAACGTAATCAAATCTGGTTTGAAAAAATATCGTGAGATGGAAGTTGAAACAAACATGGACACAGACCAGAAATGTTTAGCTATCCAAAAAGATATCGAAGAAGCTACAACATTAGAAATGCCAATGTTAGAGCAAAACTTAACAGTAATCGCAACATTAGTATCAGTTGGTACATTAATGGGATTATTAGGAACAGTAACAGGTATGATCAAGGCCTTCGGTGGTTTAGGTGCTTCTGGAGCTCCGGATTCAGCAGCGTTAGCAACAGGTATCTCTGAGGCACTTATCAATACTGCAACTGGTATCGGTACTTCAACTTTAGCGATTATCATGTACAACATCCTGACTTCTAAAATTGATAAATTAACTTATGCAATTGATGAAGCTGGTTTTAGCATCATCCAAACTTATGCTTCTACGCATAAATAG
- the pckA gene encoding phosphoenolpyruvate carboxykinase (ATP): MSKVLMPEPDLSRLNLGNDNAYYQLSVPELVEQAINNGEGTLSSSGALAIDTGKFTGRSPKDRFIVLDDITRDSVWWGDINIQFSQSNFESLLHKVCAHLNKDKFYVRDAYACADEAYKMSLRVITETAYQNLFANNLFLRPAEGEVIENPEWTIIAAPTFLADPAIDGTRQANFAILNFTDKIILIGGTGYTGEIKKGIFSVLNFILPELKSTLSMHCSANVGAEGDTAIFFGLSGTGKTTLSADPARGLIGDDEHGWGDSSVFNFEGGCYAKCVDLTAEKEPQIYNAIKFGSLLENINYFPGTRTVDYSNIEKTENTRVAYPINYIDNAVLPSIAGIPKNIFFLTADAFGVLPPLSKLNPGQAMFHFISGYTAKVAGTEAGVTEPQVTFSACFGKAFLPLHPTKYADLLGKKMEEHKVNVWLVNTGWSGGAYGTGSRMKLSYTRALITAALNGELTSATFTEHPVFGLQMPDACPGVPSEILNPRNTWSDKQQYDHKANELAKAFIDNFKQFEEFANDEILKSVPKVVENTL; encoded by the coding sequence ATGAGCAAAGTTTTAATGCCTGAACCAGACTTATCCCGGTTGAATTTGGGTAATGATAATGCATACTATCAGTTAAGCGTACCGGAACTGGTAGAACAAGCAATCAATAACGGAGAGGGTACACTCTCCTCTTCAGGTGCTTTGGCAATTGATACTGGTAAATTTACTGGTCGTTCGCCAAAGGACAGGTTTATAGTGCTGGATGATATAACGAGGGATTCAGTTTGGTGGGGCGATATTAACATCCAGTTTAGTCAGTCAAATTTCGAGTCTTTACTACATAAAGTTTGTGCGCATCTTAACAAAGACAAGTTTTATGTGAGGGATGCTTATGCTTGTGCGGATGAAGCTTACAAAATGAGCCTCAGGGTAATCACTGAAACCGCTTATCAAAATCTATTTGCTAATAATTTATTCCTCAGGCCAGCAGAAGGAGAGGTGATTGAAAATCCGGAGTGGACAATTATAGCTGCACCAACATTTCTGGCCGATCCGGCTATCGATGGTACGCGCCAGGCTAATTTCGCGATCCTGAATTTCACAGATAAAATAATACTGATAGGTGGAACGGGTTATACAGGTGAAATTAAAAAAGGCATCTTCTCTGTATTAAATTTCATTTTACCTGAATTGAAAAGCACTTTATCCATGCACTGTTCTGCTAATGTAGGCGCTGAAGGGGATACTGCAATTTTCTTTGGCTTATCTGGTACAGGTAAAACAACATTGTCTGCTGACCCTGCAAGGGGGTTGATCGGTGATGATGAGCATGGCTGGGGAGATTCTTCTGTCTTTAATTTTGAGGGTGGATGTTATGCAAAATGTGTAGATCTGACTGCTGAAAAAGAGCCACAAATCTATAATGCAATCAAATTTGGCTCTTTGCTGGAGAATATCAATTATTTTCCGGGTACAAGAACTGTTGATTATTCAAATATTGAAAAAACGGAAAATACAAGGGTCGCTTATCCTATAAATTATATTGACAACGCGGTTTTACCTTCTATTGCGGGTATTCCAAAGAATATTTTCTTTTTGACGGCAGATGCTTTCGGTGTTCTACCTCCATTGTCGAAATTAAATCCTGGTCAGGCGATGTTTCATTTCATTTCCGGATATACAGCTAAGGTTGCAGGTACAGAAGCCGGAGTAACTGAGCCTCAGGTAACGTTTTCTGCTTGTTTTGGAAAAGCATTCCTGCCTTTGCACCCGACTAAATATGCGGATCTTCTTGGAAAAAAAATGGAAGAACATAAAGTGAATGTCTGGTTAGTGAATACAGGCTGGAGTGGTGGTGCTTATGGTACAGGCAGCAGGATGAAATTAAGTTATACACGCGCATTAATCACTGCAGCATTGAATGGGGAATTAACTTCAGCAACATTTACTGAACATCCGGTTTTCGGATTACAGATGCCAGATGCTTGTCCGGGCGTTCCTTCAGAAATTTTGAACCCAAGAAATACATGGTCAGACAAACAACAATATGACCATAAAGCAAACGAACTTGCTAAAGCGTTTATTGACAACTTTAAGCAATTTGAAGAGTTCGCAAATGACGAAATACTGAAATCAGTCCCAAAAGTTGTAGAAAACACACTTTAA
- the treF gene encoding alpha,alpha-trehalase TreF, with protein MIRKIIFILFIGLQLGRVSAQTKTPDALYGQLFIDVQMQNVLKDGKTFVDCIPKRDPARILEDYMKLKAAKTKFSTKAFVNDNFILPDTNTTVVIQANQPVTEHINQLWEALRRKPAEKIANSSLLDLPSPYIVPGGRFREVYYWDSYFTMLGLQVSGENETIENMIKNFAYLIEQNGHIPNGNRNYYLSRSQPPFFSLMIGLLAQIKGNKAYSTYLPALEKEYAYWMDQSAATKHVVIMPDGSKLNRYYDQLNTPRQESYKEDVLIGKQAEAKNPEVYRDIRSAAESGWDFSSRWLADGMQLKTIQTTQIVPVDLNCLLYNLELTLQKCYALQHNVAKEKEYQALALKRKASIQKYFWSPKYSWFTDYNLKTKKQSSILSLAGMFPLSFNLVDQKQAKLVKNILQQKFLKAGGLVSTPLNTHQQWDAPNGWAPLQWMAITGLGNYGFHTLEKQISVRWINLNTSVYQRTGKLMEKYNVVDLQLKAGGGEYTSQDGFGWTNGVLISLMKKYGYMK; from the coding sequence ATGATACGAAAGATTATATTTATCCTCTTTATCGGGCTTCAGCTGGGAAGGGTTTCCGCCCAGACTAAAACACCAGATGCGCTCTACGGTCAGCTATTTATTGATGTACAAATGCAGAATGTGCTGAAAGATGGGAAAACATTTGTGGATTGTATACCGAAAAGAGATCCTGCGCGTATTCTTGAAGATTACATGAAATTAAAAGCTGCTAAAACTAAATTCAGCACCAAAGCTTTTGTGAATGACAACTTTATTCTACCAGATACCAATACCACGGTTGTTATTCAAGCAAATCAACCAGTAACTGAGCACATTAACCAACTTTGGGAAGCACTGCGCCGTAAACCTGCAGAAAAAATTGCCAACAGCTCCCTGCTCGACCTTCCTTCCCCATATATCGTTCCTGGCGGACGATTCAGAGAAGTTTATTATTGGGACAGCTATTTCACGATGTTAGGACTGCAGGTATCCGGAGAAAATGAGACCATAGAAAATATGATCAAAAATTTCGCTTACCTGATTGAACAGAACGGCCATATCCCAAATGGAAACAGAAATTATTACCTCAGCAGATCGCAGCCCCCTTTTTTCTCGCTGATGATTGGGCTTCTTGCTCAAATCAAAGGAAATAAAGCCTATTCTACCTACTTACCGGCACTGGAAAAAGAATATGCGTACTGGATGGATCAGTCTGCAGCGACTAAACATGTGGTAATTATGCCCGACGGGAGTAAACTGAACCGCTATTATGATCAGTTAAACACGCCCAGACAAGAATCTTATAAAGAAGATGTGCTGATCGGTAAACAAGCGGAAGCAAAAAACCCGGAAGTATACCGCGATATCAGGTCGGCAGCAGAAAGTGGCTGGGATTTCAGCAGCAGATGGCTGGCAGATGGCATGCAGTTAAAGACAATTCAAACGACACAAATCGTTCCTGTGGATCTGAATTGTTTATTGTATAATCTGGAATTAACGCTGCAAAAATGTTATGCACTTCAGCACAATGTGGCTAAAGAAAAGGAATATCAGGCGCTGGCCTTAAAAAGAAAAGCGAGTATTCAGAAATATTTCTGGTCACCAAAATATTCCTGGTTCACAGATTATAACCTTAAAACCAAAAAACAATCCTCCATATTGAGTTTGGCAGGGATGTTCCCTTTGTCTTTTAACCTGGTTGATCAAAAACAGGCCAAACTGGTTAAGAATATTTTACAACAAAAATTCCTTAAAGCTGGTGGACTGGTTTCTACACCGCTAAATACGCACCAACAATGGGATGCACCTAACGGATGGGCTCCTTTACAGTGGATGGCGATCACAGGATTGGGGAATTATGGCTTCCATACTTTAGAGAAACAGATCTCTGTCCGCTGGATTAATTTAAATACCAGCGTTTATCAGCGCACAGGAAAGTTAATGGAGAAATACAATGTCGTAGACTTGCAATTAAAGGCAGGAGGTGGCGAATATACCTCTCAAGATGGATTTGGCTGGACTAACGGTGTGTTAATTTCCCTGATGAAAAAATACGGCTACATGAAATAA
- a CDS encoding antibiotic biosynthesis monooxygenase family protein, translated as MIAVIFEVIPATGKMADYLSIAAKLNPELSTIPGFISIERFQSLVHPDKILSLSFWENEKAILEWRNIEMHRDAQAQGRETVFNDYHLRIATVVRDYGMFDRKEAPADSKIAHG; from the coding sequence ATGATCGCAGTAATTTTTGAAGTTATCCCTGCAACGGGTAAAATGGCAGACTACCTGTCCATCGCTGCAAAACTTAATCCTGAACTTTCTACTATACCGGGCTTTATATCTATTGAAAGGTTTCAGAGCCTGGTACATCCGGATAAGATACTGTCCTTGTCTTTTTGGGAAAATGAAAAAGCGATTCTGGAATGGAGAAATATAGAAATGCACCGGGATGCACAAGCACAGGGCCGGGAGACCGTTTTTAATGATTATCATTTAAGAATAGCAACCGTGGTTAGAGATTACGGAATGTTCGACCGTAAGGAAGCTCCTGCGGATAGTAAAATAGCACATGGATAA